TGCTCATAAGGTATTTGCAAGTCAGAATCCTCAGTCCACACAATAATCAGTGTGTTTTGAAGCCCTTTAAAGTCTTTTATAGTGTAGGCAGCAGATATTTGTGAAGACTCTAGTTTTAGAGGCAGGAGACCAAGAAGAATTGCCTTTCTACTTCTTGGTGGAAGAAAGGCACTGGGTATGGGTCTAAACTTTTCTAATGACACTTATAagtcatttgtaaaataatactTAATAGTCACCTTTCCTACTTAGCTaccacagaaattttaaaaatgcttaaaaagttGTGTGTTAAATAGATGTTGCTAATAGTAAGTCAGTTAAATATGCTGCTCTCCCAGTCCCTAACCCCCcatattgttttttatattattttacccTGAATTCATAGATAATACAATAATGATCACAAATTCCAAATTAGTTGATACTAGAAGAACAAGATTTTATTCATCACAAAACCCATTCAAATGAAGAATGATTGCTTGTGTGTTGTGAGGACTGGTCTGTTCTCCAAATTACTTACTGATACAACATTCTTTAATCTTAGGTCAGATAATAAACTGTTAATGCCACTGGTGGAGAGGCACAGGCTTTGGACTCAAACTCACTTCAGCTGTGGGAATTTTGACAAATTAATCAGTCTTTGTAAGACTCAGAAATTCtcactgaaaaataaagaaaataattcaggGTTGAGTGGGGATTAAATAAGATGATGCATATGAAGACCTTTGCAGTACTCGGCACTCAGGTTTGGTTTGGGGTGATCAAGGCTTTCTTCTCTTgtgaacagaaaaaggaaatgtgaTTTTAGTCCATTTTTAGTCATTTGCTTATGAAAATAACTCGTTTAACTTTGATTCATTCCCTCCTATTATAGATTCAGTTTAAGGAGAAAGTGCTGTGGACGGCTATCACCCTGTTTATCTTCTTAGTATGCTGCCAGGTAAGCACAGGTGTGATAATCTACTTTTGGCGTAAGGGGTAAGTGCAGGTGGGAAACAGTCTGCTGACTCCTTCTCTCTGCTTGTTTCCAGATCCCCCTATTTGGTATCATGTCTTCAGACTCCGCCGACCCTTTCTATTGGATGAGAGTAATTCTAGCCTCTAACAGAGGTAGGACTCTGGATCTTTGTGCCTTTTTTCTGTACAATGTGGGCTTGACTGGCCTAATTTAGTTAAATTAGAGGCTTTGGCTCTGTGTAGAGTTCAAGAGTATTTGTGAAGAATGTAGTTTGGAAATGTAGAATCCTGGTATGCTGTGCCGAACAGCCTGTTAAATGCTGGATTCGGTACGGAGGCATGCTTTCATATTTGGAATTGTGTTAAAATGCAGTGCAAAACCATAATAACAAAGTGAAGTCTGTCgtagagaataaaaacagaaaaactagaATGCTTTTTAAACACATAAAATGGTAACATCTCTGCTTGTCTTTCTCATGTTTCAATAACATGTTCTTTAGAATATGTAACTTATTTCTTcacttcattttttcccatttggcTATATCTGTGTCAAAAAAACTGCAGAACAGTGTTTTGAATACTCTTAACCTGTTACCTGTTGGCGGACTTGGAATGTGTACTAATGCTGATATTGTATTTGActaactcatttaaaaataacagttcaggcgggccgcggtggctcagcgggcaaagtgcttgtctgccatgccggaggacctcggttcgattcccggccccagcccatgtaaaaaacaaacaaacaaacaaaatacaataaaacaagaaaatgtttaaagatgtttccctttcttccttccatccttccttccttctctctgtctttccttcccttcctccctctctctttaaaaaaaaaaaaataacagttcaAGTTAAGTTCCAAATCAGCTGGAAGTATAGCTCATTTTAACATATAAAAGTAGCGGTTTATTCAGAACCAGAGCTCCCATTCCAGACTCTGGGAATTATTTTGCTGTTAAGATAAGGAAGAGCTGaaccttccttctctctgtaaaaCCAGAATGAATCTGTTCTAGTAAATGTAAATGCAGCAGTCTGTCCGGACACCATATGACTTCCCAAATAGAAGAAGACGTTGCCTGGCAAGCCAACTAGAATGAATTGAATTATACTATAATCATCGATATTTTGGGGTTATCCTCTATATTGAATGGTGCTGCCAAACTGAAACACAATGGATTTGTATAACAGGCACCCGGTCACATTCTGCTCATTCACTCTCCTGATAATGTTTGGCTTTTGCAAGCTTAAAATGACTGTGTTTTGCCTCCCCCTTTCCTAAAGGCACATTGATGGAACTGGGTATCTCTCCCATTGTCACCTCTGGCCTTATCATGCAGCTCTTGGCTGGTGCAAAAATAATTGAAGTTGGTGATACCCCAAAAGACCGAGCTCTCTTCAATGGAGCCCAGAAGTGTAAGTGAGATGGTGAATAAACTTCAGGTGTCTATATTAAGAATTTGAGTCTGCTCTTAAGTTTGAAGAGTCAAaacagtttttctttgtttgatgTAGCCTCCCTGTCTGGCCAACCATCTAGTTGTTGCATGGCCTATATTACTGTGAGAGAGCAAAGGAGCAGGGAACTTGGGATGGGCTGGAGAAGCAGGGTAAAAGTGATGAGTGCCCAGAGGCTGGAGATCTGCTCTCAATTCTCCCGTGCACTGGCCAAAGAACCTTGGACAAGCCAGTCCACTGccctgagcctcactttccttaCCATTTAATAGGAATACTTCCCaactgttgtgagaattaagtaaTGTGTGTAAAACATTTGTCAGTGCCTGGCTTGTAGGAGTTATTTGGCAagtgtttttccttcttctggaaatttaaaaaggatttaACTTAGGAAGAAAGCCAAGCATCTCATTCCAGTTCCTCTGACTACTAGCTCTGGGACTTGGGGAAGGGTTAGATGACAGCTCCTGCGTCTCAATTTCTGCATCTGTAGAAATGGGCATAATATTTACCTCATGGCAAATGGTAGGTGCTAGTAACTATACCCAGTCATCAGAACTAACCCTGTTGCTAAGTAACTGAAATGTATTAATTAGAAAATAACATTTACCATTTCCTGCCTAGCATATTTTCTTCCACAGCAGTATATTTTACACATCTTAAGTTAGTGGGTTAAATAATTGAGCCAGAAATTATGTAAATTTGTCAATTTCAGACACATATCAggatattcaaatatatatatatacacattatttttaaaatgcatagatCAACagttttctctttagttttgacaaatttttgaacatttttgtgttttatgAGTCCAGTATTAACtgagcacattttaaaaagtcaaataggAACTATTTTTGGGTACtctggaataaattttttttctttcttagcaattttattgagagatTTTCACGTATcatacaatccacccaaagtgtataatcacatagttgtgcgttctaaaatttttattttacttgacaGACTAAGTGGGAAAGCTAACACTGAAGGCTTAAACATATTCTTAGAGATCCACAAAGTAAGTATTCAGGAAGCTATAAAAGTATGAACATTTCATTGTACCTAACAATGAGATACAGTAAAGACAGTCTACAAACAGGAAAGCTTTGGTGAGACCAAAATAGCTTGGTAGCAGTGGAAATGTGAATAGCAACTAAATTGATGGCATTGTGGGGTTTTTCCCCCTTAGAAAACACATTGAATAGAAACTTGTGAAGGGATCACTTTATTCTAAAGCTAATAACCCATGTTGTGGACTCAGACCTCGATGGTGAGCCTGCAGAGTTAGCCTGGAGGTATAATTCAACTCATGAGCTCTCTGCATCCCAAGTGACCTGATGTTGAATTTTGGGTGCCATGGGTTTGGGATATCAACAGGTTGTGTGCCTCTGAATCTTTGCTAGAGAAATTTTGCCCCCTGATTGGCTTTCCTGTGAACTGAATTTGCCCCATTTCAAGTCTTTCACTATTCCATTACTAAAAGGAAAGTAAATGTAGGAAAAGGTGGAATTAAAGCAAGCATGCATTTGCTGAAAGGCATTTAAATTATCATGTGCTGATAACCTGTCTGTTGAATGTTTCCTCAACAACCAGAAGGTTTTTGTCTTTCTCCACCCTGGTGCCTGGCACTGAGGTGTTCAGTCCCAGTTTTGTCTCCTCCCATGCAGTGTCCCACTTTGAGAAcatcattttcttttgatttctagtATTTGGCATGATCATTACCATTGGCCAGTCTATCGTGTATGTGATGACCGGAATGTATGGGGACCCTTCTGAAATGGGTGCTGGAATCTGCCTATTAATCACCATCCAGGTACTTGCTGTGTAACACCCCTAGTCTGAGTCAGCCCTTAAGCTTACATCTCTCAAATACCAAGTCTGAATCACACAGAGAAGGGACTCTTTCtgagaagaagccagagaattCTGCAGTTCCGAATTCTGAAAAGGAAGGTTCCACTACCCGATACCCTTGGGCTGAGATGAGTTCTCCTTTAGCCTTGGGGGTTTGTAACAGAACCCAGTTATAGAAGAGGAGAACTGTATTCATGGTAAGTAATATTGTGCAACCCATTTgggtttccttctgtttttaattttacagCTCTTTGTTGCTGGATTAATTGTCCTGCTTTTGGATGAACTCCTGCAAAAAGGGTACGGCCTGGGCTCTGGAATTTCCCTCTTCATTGCGACAAACATCTGTGAGACCATCGTGTGGAAGGCGTTCAGTCCCACCACTGTCAACACCGGCCGAGGTAAGGGCTGCAGGCTTCCCTGGTGACCAAGAGCAGTAGAAAGTGTTGACTTGTGCAGTGCAGCAAACAAAAGTTCCCCCAGACCACAGAAGAAGTACTTCAGTTTTAGGTATATCTcttctgatttttctgtaagcttttttttaaacataggctTATCCTCCTAATGGTACATACTTGAAGTTTTCATAAGGGTATTTTATGTATACGAACCATAGTCTATAGAACACGTAATCCTTCCCCATCTTCTTAGCATAGCATAAACCTCCCTTGCAAGCATAAAGCACATTTCATCACTCTTCTTCTAATGGACCTTCAGGTCACttctgggtctttttttttcactattaaaaacATTGAATATTAAAAACTGAACATCCTCatatattcatctttttatcGTTTTGCAGTTGCTGTCAGTGaatacatttctaaaaataattaatgaaccAAAGCACTCAGTCATGCAAGGGACAATTTTGAAAGGGAGGCCTGGACTTGCAGTTCAACCCAGTGTTCAGATCCTAGCTGTGCCAGTTAGGAGCTacttgtgtgactttgggcagatTCTTCAACCCTGAACCTTGGTTGCCAGAatcaaatgagacaaaagaagTAACACAGAATTACGAGATGTGTGACTCACAGTGACTGCATATTCTCTTTATATTCATTCAGGGGACCGTGGAAATCTTTGACAGagaatgattttaataaaaatttctaagCATACCAGACCAGGAGAGCCTTAGAGTAAAACATATTAGGAAAAGGAGATAGTTTTTTTCATCGTGAAATATGCTTTTCACCTAGAAGAGTCACTTGACAAATATCCGTGTGCGTTTAGGCTCTATTATTTGAACTGAATGCTGGAAACAGAGTTCCTTGCTTCCAGAGGCTCTTCAGAGCCCATTAGTGAGACTGAAAACAGGTCCCTGGATAAATCAAGACCATTTGTACCAACACATTaccatgtgaaagaaaataacttggAGTAGGAAATGTCCAAGGAGCTTTAGAGAAAAACTGAGGCAAGACTACTACAGGTTTAAATGAGGAAGCCACTGAGAGTCAGGACATCCTGGGAGCTTCCGAAGAGGTAAATGGTAGTGCTACTTATGGACGTTGTGAAATTCCATCTCTGAGTGGTCTAGGAAGACCTATAGAGAGAAGCAGCAGGTGGTTGTGGTTATCATGTTAGCAACTCGAGAAAAATGCTGTAATGGGGCAGCACCTTGACAAACCTCATGCAGTGCCCATCCTGTCACGCCACACCTGCCCAGAGAGGCAGTGTTTCTAGAAATAACAGTAGCTGCCTGACTTCCATTGTGCAATGGTCACACTGCATTGGGACAACAAagatttatattttacaacatttttgtttctttctttagctttttttttttttttttaacttaggtaAATTCCTTGGCAAATTATAAAACATCTAGGCCTTAGTGATACTCCCTGCTCTGCAGCTTTCTCTCATTTGTCCCTCTGTTGTCTGGCCCTCAGATTGGGTACCTTCCTATCTTTAGTCCCTCAGAAAGCACACTCTGCTTCCTGGCTTTCTCCTCCAGCTCTGCCTCCTTTAGCACCATCTCACTGTAGGGTATGAACTTTGGAGTGAGAATTGTTTCTGTTTTGCACTGGGGCACCTGGGGCTTGCATGCTTTCTTCTCATTTATACAAGTGAGGATAAGGACTGGGTAACCTGAGCCCCACGTAGTCATGGACAGCCTTCTTTTCTGAGCTATCAAAACAGAGGCCTGTCCTTTCTGGGATTTCCCAGGACAGTGAATGTGTCAGCTTGGAGCTCCCGCTTCAGCGTAGGGCCCCTGCCAGCAGACCCTCCTTTTAAGATTTTGTAATTGGTGATTGTCATTGCACATGAGAAATGGCCATTGGCTTATACATGCCCAACAAATGAGATCCATTAACTCAGTGCAAACAAAGTACAACAGCCCCTTTCTGTGATTTGAAAtatctacagaaaaaaatcaaaatgagggCTGAAAAAAATATCCCTGTGGTTAAAGGAATTGGCACCATGAATCTTGTAACtaattctcttttcctattttctttattttggccACTAAGATGCTTAGAGCcaggtttctttgcttgtttgttcctTTACCAAATGTGCCCCCTCCACAGGAATGGAATTCGAAGGTGCCATCATTGCACTGTTCCACCTGCTGGCCACACGCACAGACAAGGTCCGAGCCCTTCGCGAGGCTTTCTACCGCCAGAATCTCCCCAATCTCATGAACCTCATCGCCACCATCTTCGTCTTTGCAGTTGTCATCTACTTTCAGGTACATCCAGATCCGACCAGGAGGGATTTTGAGGGCCTGGATATAAGTGTAGGATCTCTTTGCTATGTGTGTGCCCTACCCATAAACTGGGGTTTGTTGAAATGATATGGTGGTCGTGTGAGCTGGACAAGTGTGTGCCATTGAGTCAGTGGGACTTGCtggaattaaacaaaattaagacCCATCTCAAATCATGTTCCTTTGAATTGAACATATATAGAAgataaaaagatatatttttaagtgcttaGGTCAAGGGAAGTGAAAAGCTCCAtatgggttttgagaggctgcaTTTTGCACTTCCTGTGTGAGAAAATGAGGAGGCTGTCAGAGAAACCAGACTCATGGAGGATTGTTAGGATTCCTTCCAACAGTAAAACCTAATTGCTATCTTATTTACTCCCAACTTGGTAGAATATTTGAAGGAAACCTCTCCATCTTAGAAAAGACCATCCTTTCCTCTTACCTCTAAAATTATCAGTTTGGGCTTGGGACCTGAACCTCCAGTTGCTTTTCTTGGTTGGATCAATCTTTGTGCATTTTTTTGACTGCCCACTTTGTATTCTGATATCCCCTGAACAGAAGAGGGTGTTTGAAAGAGCTGTTGAGGTTTTCAAAAATGTCTTTATACAAGCTAAATGCTTTTTCTGAGGACCAAATAAATCGTCCATTCCTTCCGCTGAGATCTTTAGTAAGAAGCCTGCTGAATAACAAACTAATTCTTCAGAGGCTTGACTAGTATTTTGCAGTAgtattgagattttattttaaattctttatgttCTGAGCCTATGATTAGGCACTGAGGGCTCATAAAAATAATAGGAAAGAAACCATTCCCAGGCTCTAAAGGCTTCAGAGGGAAAAGTGGTATTCATAGAAAAGTTTAGCTTTTTACTGATGATGAAAACATCTAAAAGGATGGTTCCAGGGATGTGAGGATGACACCTTGATGGCCTTGTCTGGGGGTCATGGTAAAGGCATAGGAAAGTATAAAGAATAACTTAAAACTGCCACCTAGAGGACGACCTGCTATTAGTGTTCTGGTATGTGTCCTTCCAGGCTTCTCAGTGCTTAGATGTGGGTATAATGTGGACTTTGTTTTTAGTATAAAAGGGATCATTCCACCATCTTGAGCTCTGGTACATTTTTCACCCTGGCTTTCTGGGAAGCTTCTGTGTGTACCTCCAAGTGCAGCCGTGGATAAGGAAGGGCCATAACTCTCGGACCGTTGAGCCCCAGGGGCCACATCCTGGTGGCTGGCCTGACCTTCCCCAGCTGGCCTTATGTCTCTGCGCAGCAGTGCAGGGACGAGGCAGCAGACAGTGTTTGTGTTCCTTTTTGGCTCCTCAGGGCTTCCGAGTGGACCTGCCGATCAAGTCAGCCCGTTACCGAGGCCAGTACAACACTTACCCCATTAAGCTCTTCTACACCTCCAACATTCCCATCATCCTGCAGTCCGCGCTGGTATCCAATCTCTATGTCATCTCCCAGATGCTGTCAGCTCGCTTCAGTGGGAACTTGCTCGTCAGCCTGCTGGGCACTTGGTCTGTAAGTATGTCTGCTTGGAAATGGAAGCTTTTTTATGCCGGTGGTTTGCCTGAGTGTGCCTTGCTTATGACCAGATATTTCACTGAAAGATATTTTTCTGTTGTACCTTTTACAAAGTCAGCACactaaattttcttttcagtaagGAAACCAGACTGTGAGAACTTCAGCACAatgctatttttgtttatttcatcaaaattttattttttcatctgttcagAACTATTCAGTCTTGATTCAAAGGAATAATGAATCAGGATTCACAGGCTTTCTGTTTATTCCTTCCAGGATACTTCTTCTGGGGGTCCAGCCCGGGCTTATCCAGTGGGCGGCCTTTGCTATTACTTGTCGCCTCCGGAGTCTTTTGGCTCTGTCTTGGAAGACCCTGTGCACGCAGTTGTGTACATCGTGTTCATGCTGGGCTCCTGCGCGTTCTTCTCCAAAACGTGGATCGAAGTCTCAGGTTCTTCTGCTAAAGATGTGAGTAGCAATTAAAATTCCTAGAGGGATTATTAAACTGGGAAACAATAGTTGTTAACCTGGTACTGATAGAAGTATTGCCTTGTCACCTCTCTTTAAAGAAGCAGTTTGTGagcgcacatacacacacaccgtCCTGCTTCACGGGGAGTTCAGGAGCTTTAAAGGCCTCCAGACAGTAAATTGATGGTAGCTCTGAGATTCCGAAACCAGACTGTAAAATGAGACTGtcatattatttctttgtagCACCTTTAATGTTACCTAtctagggtgcacgggtggttcggtggtagaatgctcgccttccatgcgagagacctgggttcgattcccggaccatgtacccacccaccccccaaaaaaagttatCTATCTGTATATTAAATTTATGATTAAAATGCTGGAGAAGAAAATCtgtaaatgtttaaatgtttagTATCACTTGAGATGTCTGTCTTCCCTCCAACTTCAGACTTAAAATTGAACGTTGTTTTTGCGGTGGGTATCATACAGGTTGCAAAACAGCTGAAGGAGCAGCAGATGGTGATGAGAGGCCACCGAGAAACTTCCATGGTCCATGAACTTAATCGGTGAGTGACTGGGGCACAAACCCCAGACTTTGGATGCTAACATAGCATCAGCTGTGTGGTTTTCTATCCATCACATATCTTGAGAGGCCTTCAGGGTTTCTGGTACATTAAATCTCATTCTTGGGTTATAAGATAAAAACATTTCCTGGATAGAAAAGTCATTAAGTATGTATGAATCTACTGTACTAAGGCCCTGGAGATAGAAGAGGGAAAGCCTATAGCCTCTCTCCTCACAGATGGGGAGCCACTGGCTAGGGAGCCAGGAATTTGGCCATATGGTTACAGGGTGGTGTGGTTAGGGTTCCAAGAGACAGATTCTCAGGGTGCAGTGGACCTGCACTTGGTTCATGCAGGTGGGCTCTGAGGAGGTGCTCTAGAAGGAAGGGCAAACATCCTCAGAGGGCTGGAGGCCTGCTTGGGGTAGGCCAGTAATGGAGTCTGAGCACTGATTGGGGCCTGAGGTGGGCGTAAGTTTACAGGCCTTGGTGTCCTACTGAGGCCCCAAGAGGCATCGAAAGCTGGGGGAAGGGGTGTGGGGCTCGTTCTTTTATAACCTTAGGGAAAAGCACACCAGAGAGACAGCAGAGGAGGCAGCAGAAAGACCTGCTAGGGTGCTACGTGAGTTTGGGCCAGAGGTGCTGGTGGCCGGCAGTGGCTGTGGGGTAGAGAGTAGAGGAGGGGTCCAGAGGGTACAGACTCTGTAGGAGCTGGTGAGCAGCTGGATActggaggtgggctgggggcaaGGAAGGGGGTGGAAGTCAAGGGCTTCCCTTGGGGTGCTAGAGAGCATTCTTCAGGCTGCACCTGTTTTTCCATGGCAGGGAGTTGCCTGTTGACCAGCAGGGTTggagtagtaaatattttagctttTCAGGCTATATGGTGTCTCAGCTTTCCATCGTTACTCAGGAGCAGTCAGGGACAACACATAAGCAAATGAATATGGCTCTGTTCCTGTACAACTCGACAAAACCCAGtggcaggctggatttggcctgtgGGCTGTAGCCTTCTGACCCCtcaactaaaggaagaaattacagggaaAGTCGTTACCACACATTTAAGATCATTTTCTAGTCTTTAGCTGGGATTGTagataatttatttcattctcttactATTAAGCCTCTAGATTTACAGTGCTGTTTAGTAGAAATACAATGTAAGCcacatttgtaattttaggttttttagcAGCcacattaaaaagatgaaaagaagaaaatggacataattttaataca
This region of Tamandua tetradactyla isolate mTamTet1 chromosome 9, mTamTet1.pri, whole genome shotgun sequence genomic DNA includes:
- the SEC61A1 gene encoding protein transport protein Sec61 subunit alpha translates to MAIKFLEVIKPFCVILPEIQKPERKIQFKEKVLWTAITLFIFLVCCQIPLFGIMSSDSADPFYWMRVILASNRGTLMELGISPIVTSGLIMQLLAGAKIIEVGDTPKDRALFNGAQKLFGMIITIGQSIVYVMTGMYGDPSEMGAGICLLITIQLFVAGLIVLLLDELLQKGYGLGSGISLFIATNICETIVWKAFSPTTVNTGRGMEFEGAIIALFHLLATRTDKVRALREAFYRQNLPNLMNLIATIFVFAVVIYFQGFRVDLPIKSARYRGQYNTYPIKLFYTSNIPIILQSALVSNLYVISQMLSARFSGNLLVSLLGTWSDTSSGGPARAYPVGGLCYYLSPPESFGSVLEDPVHAVVYIVFMLGSCAFFSKTWIEVSGSSAKDVAKQLKEQQMVMRGHRETSMVHELNRYIPTAAAFGGLCIGALSVLADFLGAIGSGTGILLAVTIIYQYFEIFVKEQSEVGSMGALLF